The genomic region GCGGCCAATCCTTTGTCCAGTTCGCGCAGTGCGCGGTCGCTCAAGCCTTGATTGACAAAGTTGTCTGCAACAACCAATGTTGCGTCTGCTTGAGCAGGGTTTTTGGCCAGAATCTGGTAGGCATAGCTGAGTGAAATGGTGGCCGCCAGAGGATCTGGACTGGATGCACTTGCAGCCAGAGCTTCCTGAGCAATGGAGAGCATCAGGGATTCGCTCTGGGGGTTCAGTTTCAAGGCTTCTTCATAGGCCGTTCTGGCTTCTGTGTGCTTGCCTTCTGTGGACTGCAAACGGGCCAACTGGGTGTAAGCCAGCGTGAGTTCTTCAGGGCTGGCACTGTTGGCTTTGCCCACCTCAATGGCCTTCTGGTATGTTGCCAGAGCCTCGGTGGTTTTGCCCTGTCTGGTATACACCGCGCCCAGGTTGTAATACCCCTGAATCAGGTTGGGATTGATGGCAGTCAGTTGCTGGAATTCAAACTGGGCACCCGACAGGTTGTTCAGCTGAAACAAAGCCACCCCGAGGCCAAAGTGGGCTTCGTAACTGTTGTAGCTTTTGCGTATGGCTTCTTCAAATGCTTTGACGGCATCAGCGGTGCGACCTGCATTCAGGTATGCTTGTCCGAGCAGAACTGAGTTTTCAAGGGTGGGATTTTGTGTGAATTGGGTTTCCAGAACCGTCAAGTCAGTGCTCTGGGCACTGGACAGTTGAAAGCCCAATACAGGGACAGTCAGTAGTGCAGTTAACAGGACGCGCCTAAGGTTTCTCATTGTGTACTGCTACCCTCCTAGAGTATTCCATGCTTTGCGTGCGACTTTGCACTATCCTATCACGACTTCACAATCTTTACATATTTCATACAGAAGACCTTAATGAAGGCTTCTGCAGGGCCAACTGGCCACATGCTGCGCCTGCATCCCGACCCCTTGAACGCCGAACACTGACGGGGATCCCCCGATCTTCAAGGCGGTCATAAAAGGCCTGAATCTGGGCTTCACTGCTTTCTTCAAAACCGCTGCCATCCCATGGGTTCATGGGGATCAGGTTGACGTGACTGACCATGCCCCTCAACAAATCGGCCAGCAGGTCTGCTTGCCAGAGGTGGTCATTGACCCCCTTCAGCATGGCGTACTCCATGGTGATGCGCCGACCGGTTTTGGCCTGATAATCCCTGGCGGCATCCATGATCTCTGGAATGCTGTTGGCCTGACCCGTGGGAATGATTTTTTGACGGGTCTCTTCATCAGGGGCATGCAAGCTGATCGCCAGTTTGAGTTCGATGTCTTCGGTGGCCAGTTTGCGAATGCCTTTGGCCAGACCCACCGTGCTGAGGGTCACCCGACGCTGGCTCATGTTCAGGGCCTCTGGACTGAGCATGATGCGGGCTGCATTCATGGTGTTCTCGTAGTTGAGCAAAGGCTCACCCATGCCCATGAACACCAGATTGCGAATCTCTTTGGGGGGAATTCCTTGATCTCTGGCAGCATAAAGGATCTGCCCGATGATCTCTCCGGGGGTCAGGTTGCGCCCAAAGCCCAGAGCGCCAGTGGCACAAAAGGCACACTTGGCCGGACAGCCCACCATGGTGGAAACACAGATGGTCTTGCGGTCTTCATAGGGCATGAACACGGCTTCCATCTGGCGACCATCTCGCAGGGTGAACAGGTATTTCACGCTGCCATCGGTGGAGGCGAAAGTGTCCACTTTGGTGAATGGGCTGAGCTCATAAGCCTCTTGCAATTCGGAACGCAGTTTGAGGGGGAGGTTGGTCATGCTGTCAAAATCCGGGGCAGCATGTTCAAAAACCCACGACAGCAACTGCTTTTTGCGGTAACCCTCCAGGGGGTACTGGTCGGGTTGTAAGTCCAGAAGTAAAACCTTCACCCGAGTATTTTAGGTCAGTTGCATGGTTGATTACAATTCAAGATGAGAAGACACATCCAAACCCGATGGCCTGTGGGCCTTAATGAAGTTTCTCAATTTTTGACTCTGGAAAAGAAAAAATCAAGAAAAGCAGGGACCGTTTCCCTGCTTTTCAAATTCTTGTGTTGGAGTGTGTGTTATTTGGTGCGGACATGCACGATGGTTACACCGTGACCGCCGTTGTAAGGCTCTGCATCGTGGAAAGACTCCACGGTTTTTTCGTTCTTGAGGAAATCACGGATCATGCGGCGCAGCACACCCTGTCCTTTGCCGTGCACCACACGCAAGGGGGTTTCTTTCAGGGCATAGGCTTCTGCAACATAAGAGCGCAATTCTTCAAGGGCTTCTTCCCCACTCTTGCCCCTCAGGTTGATTTCCTTGTTGAACCTTGAAAAACCAGCCGTCATCAGGGAAGCCACTTTTTGCTTTTCCTGCTGTTTCAGGCGCACATCCCGACGACGCACCGTGATCTTGAGCACCCCGAGTTGCACCACCAGTTCATCGCCACGCACTTCGAGGACCTGACCGGAGGCCCCATAAGCAGGCACATCCACAATGCTGCCCGGTCTGACCTGCTCCAGAGCAGGTTCGACTTTGGGCTGGGGTCTTTCGGCCATGCTG from Deinococcus misasensis DSM 22328 harbors:
- the rlmN gene encoding 23S rRNA (adenine(2503)-C(2))-methyltransferase RlmN, coding for MKVLLLDLQPDQYPLEGYRKKQLLSWVFEHAAPDFDSMTNLPLKLRSELQEAYELSPFTKVDTFASTDGSVKYLFTLRDGRQMEAVFMPYEDRKTICVSTMVGCPAKCAFCATGALGFGRNLTPGEIIGQILYAARDQGIPPKEIRNLVFMGMGEPLLNYENTMNAARIMLSPEALNMSQRRVTLSTVGLAKGIRKLATEDIELKLAISLHAPDEETRQKIIPTGQANSIPEIMDAARDYQAKTGRRITMEYAMLKGVNDHLWQADLLADLLRGMVSHVNLIPMNPWDGSGFEESSEAQIQAFYDRLEDRGIPVSVRRSRGRDAGAACGQLALQKPSLRSSV
- a CDS encoding tetratricopeptide repeat protein produces the protein MRNLRRVLLTALLTVPVLGFQLSSAQSTDLTVLETQFTQNPTLENSVLLGQAYLNAGRTADAVKAFEEAIRKSYNSYEAHFGLGVALFQLNNLSGAQFEFQQLTAINPNLIQGYYNLGAVYTRQGKTTEALATYQKAIEVGKANSASPEELTLAYTQLARLQSTEGKHTEARTAYEEALKLNPQSESLMLSIAQEALAASASSPDPLAATISLSYAYQILAKNPAQADATLVVADNFVNQGLSDRALRELDKGLAASKDNASRVKLLIRKAELQERTSVKEALSTYAEVVSLDSRSPARYNYARLLLASKKPQEAQKLYQQLVNENPTDVAYLGLAQSQEALKQYALAYDAALNAARLSKDVAFQANARTLAARNAYRAKQYKQAITSVQGIPTPNAEALNWAGLSAYVLKDYAKAVEFLDAALKLDPQNQTVMLNLGASYLILKRYNEAEQVLSSLVAANDKNAEGWYNYGIALRALGDETSAKLAFQRALNLGYTRAKGALGGK